The following proteins are co-located in the Gossypium hirsutum isolate 1008001.06 chromosome A02, Gossypium_hirsutum_v2.1, whole genome shotgun sequence genome:
- the LOC107952048 gene encoding uncharacterized protein: MVSFKASLSPEMGKAKSEFENLWKKRNLEEPLDGDGETLIKRLKTERTKPGFDMELHLDTPLPIEWQRCLDLQSGTIHFYNSRTDTRTCKDPRTSPECPSTGHMSLDLELNLPCVSNATNPEAVSKQNCVGSVEKKLNSWGGLMQKRPWLTMEEAKEEEEEMVATVCRQCHMLVMLIKSSPACPNCKFRHPPPDPGPPKLFNQRLSLLC, encoded by the exons ATGGTTTCCTTTAAAGCCTCACTCTCTCCGGAAATGGGGAAGGCCAAGTCGGAGTTTGAGAATTTATGGAAGAAGAGAAACTTGGAAGAGCCTTTAGATGGTGACGGAGAAACTCTCATAAAGCGATTGAAAACCGAAAGAACAAAACCAGGGTTTGATATGGAGCTTCACCTCGACACTCCATTGCCTATAGAGTGGCAAAGATGTCTTGATCTTCAG TCAGGGACGATACACTTTTACAATTCAAGGACTGATACGAGAACTTGTAAGGATCCAAGGACAAGCCCTGAGTGTCCAAGCACTGGGCACATGAGTTTAGACCTTGAGCTAAACTTACCATGCGTTTCTAATGCAACAAATCCGGAAGCCGTGAGCAAGCAAAACTGTGTCGGCTCAGTTGAGAAGAAGCTCAACAGTTGGGGAGGATTAATGCAGAAGCGTCCGTGGTTAACGATGGAAGAGGCGAAGGAGGAAGAGGAGGAGATGGTAGCAACAGTGTGCAGGCAGTGCCATATGTTGGTGATGCTAATCAAATCATCACCTGCTTGCCCTAATTGCAAATTCAGGCACCCACCACCAGACCCAGGCCCTCCAAAACTATTCAACCAAAGGCTTAGCCTCCTGTGCTAG